The Clostridia bacterium DNA window TTCATCGTCAGTTAGCGGTATAGGTTTTGAGCCCGGCCCAACAAATCCTGTCACACCCCTAGTATTGCGGACAACATACCATGTTTCATCAGTCATTATCATTTTAATAAGGACATAGCTAGGGAATATTTTCTTCATAGTTGCCTTTTTTTTGCCGTCTTTAATTTCTATCTGTTCTTCCATAGGCACTTGGACTTCTAAAATCAAGTCCTGTAGCCCTCTGGTTTCAACTGTCTTTTCTAAATTTACTTTAACCTTGTTTTCATAACCCGAATAAGTATGAACTACATACCATCTACCTTTATTCTCCATATTTCAGGCAGTTTGTTCCCTGCTCTAACCCTCCTTTGAAAACTAAATATAAGTATATAAGCCCTTATTATAATGATAAAAACCAATTCATAAAGCTACTAAGACCATAGTCAATCAGTCCAATCAATATGGACGATGCTACAATGGTAACCACCACTACTATCGTATAAGTTTTTAATTCTTTTTTATTAAGCCAAGTTACCTTTTTTAGTTCAGATCTAACATCCTTTATGAATTTAATAGGGCCTTTCCTGGGAGCCTTTGTCGGTTTGTTTTTATTCTTTTTAGCCACTCTTTATTCACATCCCTCTGCTATCATTAGGATATATGCTTATTTAGTTTCTTTGTGTAGCGTATGCTTCTTACAAAAT harbors:
- the nusG gene encoding transcription termination/antitermination protein NusG, with amino-acid sequence MENKGRWYVVHTYSGYENKVKVNLEKTVETRGLQDLILEVQVPMEEQIEIKDGKKKATMKKIFPSYVLIKMIMTDETWYVVRNTRGVTGFVGPGSKPIPLTDDEVRELGVEDIPIKIDVEIGENVKVTSGPLENFIGVVEKIMPDKQKIRVSVSMFGRETPVELEFNQVQKI
- the secE gene encoding preprotein translocase subunit SecE, which codes for MAKKNKNKPTKAPRKGPIKFIKDVRSELKKVTWLNKKELKTYTIVVVVTIVASSILIGLIDYGLSSFMNWFLSL